The following are from one region of the Phormidium sp. PBR-2020 genome:
- a CDS encoding 50S ribosomal protein L25/general stress protein Ctc translates to MQLTVECKSRPDGSKPKALRREGLVPAVLYGHDGTNSLELVVDEKSVQQLLKDPNVSNSLIKVTVADGGWSGQTLLREVQMHPWRGYPYHLSFFSIASQATVQVDLPLHFIGEPVGVERDGGILETQVNEVAVECAPDNIPETIEIDVSALEMGGSMHLSEVTFPEGVAPVTDTDLLLVTIQAPRVAQTEDEGSATSEASKLLDALEEASED, encoded by the coding sequence ATGCAACTGACTGTAGAATGTAAATCCCGTCCCGACGGGAGTAAACCCAAAGCCTTACGACGAGAAGGATTAGTACCCGCTGTCCTCTATGGACATGATGGAACCAACTCCCTAGAACTGGTGGTTGACGAGAAGTCCGTCCAACAACTCCTCAAAGACCCCAACGTCTCCAATAGTCTAATTAAAGTCACCGTTGCCGATGGAGGCTGGAGCGGACAAACCCTACTGCGGGAAGTGCAAATGCACCCCTGGAGAGGCTATCCCTATCACCTCAGTTTCTTCTCCATTGCCTCTCAGGCGACAGTCCAGGTGGACTTACCTCTTCACTTTATCGGTGAACCCGTTGGCGTAGAACGCGATGGTGGGATTCTGGAGACTCAGGTAAACGAGGTGGCCGTGGAATGTGCCCCTGACAATATCCCTGAAACCATTGAGATCGACGTCTCCGCCCTAGAAATGGGAGGCAGTATGCACTTAAGTGAAGTGACCTTCCCGGAAGGCGTTGCCCCAGTCACGGATACTGACTTACTCCTGGTGACCATCCAAGCCCCTCGCGTGGCTCAAACGGAAGACGAGGGAAGTGCAACATCGGAAGCCAGCAAACTGCTCGATGCTCTCGAAGAAGCCAGCGAAGACTAG
- a CDS encoding DUF2214 family protein, whose amino-acid sequence MLESAIVAYCHYLSFMLAIAALVVERLSLHSDLSLEKARRIVIADVVYGLSAIGVLITGVLRVLYFGKGADYYLDNPLFWTKIGLFLLVGALSLYPTVTFILWIKDLQQVQVPSLSRGKVQVLSSLVSLEIVGMLLIPLFASLMARGIGLA is encoded by the coding sequence ATGCTTGAGAGTGCTATTGTTGCCTATTGTCATTATCTCTCGTTTATGCTGGCGATCGCCGCTTTGGTGGTGGAACGCTTGAGCCTACACTCTGACCTCAGTTTGGAAAAGGCTCGCCGGATTGTGATTGCGGATGTGGTCTATGGTCTCTCGGCGATTGGGGTCTTAATCACGGGAGTGTTACGAGTTCTTTATTTTGGTAAAGGGGCAGATTACTATCTGGATAATCCTCTGTTTTGGACGAAAATCGGCTTGTTTTTGCTGGTTGGTGCATTGTCCCTCTATCCGACGGTGACGTTTATTTTATGGATTAAGGACTTACAACAGGTGCAAGTGCCATCCTTAAGTCGCGGCAAGGTTCAGGTGTTATCGAGTTTGGTGAGTTTGGAAATTGTTGGAATGTTGCTGATTCCTTTGTTTGCCAGTTTAATGGCTCGTGGCATTGGTCTGGCTTAA
- a CDS encoding AAA family ATPase, whose translation MSSFPKLIQQMQEPEFYPHPVTQPIQLKQTHGSFVLLTGEFVYKVKKSVDLGFFDYSTVEKRGHFCQEELRLNQRGAPGIYLAVLPITQEGDRFHLNGDGEPVEYALKMRQFPKDNLFLDLLDRGELTLNHMEELGRIVADYHAQAPTNAEIAKFGEVAAIREAIDDNYRYTQAYIGRVQTQQQFDDTKAYSDRIFAEHPDWFEQRIREGKIRNCHGDLHLRNIALWGNRILLFDCIEFNQAFRYVDVMYDVAFTVMDCHARGRRDLGNAFLNTYLETTGDWQGLRVLPLYLSRQAYVRAKVTSFLLDDESVSPEDKQAAATAAAEYYHLAWEYTQSQSGRIIMMSGLSGSGKSTQARKIARELDGIQIRSDAVRKHLAGVALQERGPQAIYSREMSDRTYSRLAELGAILAELGWIVILDAKYDRRRWRDKVHQRSQAAGIPLQIVHCHAPLEVLEQRLRQRSGDIADATADLLASQLEQAEDFTPEERSLLVDLP comes from the coding sequence ATGTCTTCTTTTCCAAAACTGATTCAACAGATGCAGGAACCGGAGTTTTACCCCCATCCGGTGACGCAACCGATTCAACTTAAACAAACTCATGGCTCTTTTGTCTTGTTAACCGGGGAGTTTGTTTATAAAGTTAAAAAATCCGTCGATTTAGGCTTTTTCGACTATTCCACCGTCGAGAAGCGGGGGCATTTTTGCCAAGAAGAACTGCGCCTGAATCAGCGGGGCGCACCGGGAATCTATCTGGCGGTGTTGCCGATTACTCAGGAGGGCGATCGCTTTCATCTCAACGGCGACGGAGAGCCAGTCGAGTATGCCCTCAAAATGCGTCAGTTCCCCAAAGATAACCTATTTTTAGACCTACTCGATCGCGGTGAACTGACCCTGAACCACATGGAAGAGTTGGGGCGAATCGTGGCCGACTATCACGCCCAAGCCCCCACCAATGCCGAGATTGCCAAATTTGGCGAAGTAGCGGCCATTCGTGAAGCCATTGACGATAACTACCGCTACACACAAGCCTATATTGGTCGGGTTCAAACTCAACAACAATTTGACGACACCAAAGCCTATAGCGATCGCATCTTCGCCGAACATCCCGACTGGTTTGAACAACGGATTCGAGAGGGTAAAATCCGCAATTGTCACGGAGATCTCCACTTACGCAACATTGCCCTCTGGGGCAATCGCATCCTCCTATTTGACTGCATTGAATTTAACCAAGCCTTCCGCTATGTCGATGTCATGTACGATGTGGCCTTCACCGTCATGGATTGTCACGCCCGAGGCCGCCGAGATTTAGGCAACGCCTTCCTCAACACCTATCTCGAAACAACCGGCGATTGGCAAGGATTGCGTGTTTTACCCCTGTACCTTAGCCGTCAAGCCTATGTGCGAGCCAAAGTCACCTCCTTCCTCCTCGACGACGAATCCGTCTCCCCAGAAGACAAACAAGCCGCCGCCACCGCCGCCGCTGAGTATTACCATCTGGCCTGGGAATACACCCAAAGCCAATCCGGGCGAATTATCATGATGTCAGGATTATCCGGTTCCGGCAAAAGTACCCAGGCCCGGAAGATTGCCCGAGAATTAGATGGAATCCAGATTCGTTCCGACGCCGTTCGCAAACATCTAGCCGGTGTAGCCCTCCAGGAACGAGGCCCCCAAGCCATCTACAGCCGGGAAATGAGCGATCGCACCTATAGCCGACTGGCGGAACTTGGAGCTATACTGGCAGAACTAGGCTGGATCGTCATTCTCGATGCCAAATACGATCGCCGTCGTTGGCGGGATAAAGTGCATCAGCGATCGCAAGCCGCCGGGATTCCCCTACAAATTGTCCATTGTCACGCCCCCCTAGAGGTGTTAGAACAACGATTGAGGCAACGTAGCGGTGACATCGCTGACGCCACCGCCGATCTCCTCGCCAGTCAACTCGAACAAGCCGAAGACTTTACCCCCGAGGAGCGATCGCTGTTAGTCGATTTGCCCTAA
- a CDS encoding adenosine kinase, translating to MPKYNLYALGNALVDFEFELDEAKLSSLEIDKGVMTLIDEERHHHLVNELAPHEVKKACGGSSANTAIAVSQFGGKSFYSCRVANDDSGLFYLEDLQRCGVDTNIQANDRPDGVTGKCLVFVTPDADRTMNTHLGIAAEFSKDELVPNAIADSDYLYIEGYLVSSPTGKAAAIEARNLAQKAGVKTSLSLSDPNMVTFFKEGLLEMIGDGLDFLFANETEALKLADTQDINEAIAHCKTLTKQFAITRGAQGSLIFDGDSIIELDAVPVNAIDTVGAGDMYAGALLYGITHGMSLPDAGKLASKASARIVSHLGPRLTPEETRSLLSS from the coding sequence ATGCCTAAATACAACCTTTACGCCCTCGGTAACGCCCTCGTTGACTTTGAATTTGAGTTAGATGAGGCCAAACTCTCTAGCCTGGAGATTGATAAAGGGGTGATGACCTTAATTGACGAAGAACGGCATCATCATCTCGTCAACGAACTCGCCCCCCATGAAGTCAAGAAAGCCTGCGGAGGGTCATCGGCCAATACCGCGATCGCCGTCAGTCAGTTTGGCGGCAAGAGTTTCTACTCCTGTCGCGTCGCCAACGATGACAGTGGACTGTTTTATCTCGAAGACTTGCAACGCTGCGGGGTAGACACCAACATCCAAGCCAACGATCGCCCCGACGGCGTGACGGGAAAATGTCTCGTCTTCGTCACCCCAGATGCCGATCGCACCATGAACACCCACTTAGGAATCGCCGCCGAATTTTCCAAAGATGAGTTAGTTCCCAACGCGATCGCCGACTCGGACTATCTCTATATCGAAGGCTATCTCGTCAGTTCCCCCACCGGCAAAGCCGCCGCCATTGAAGCCCGGAATCTGGCCCAAAAGGCGGGTGTTAAAACCTCCCTCTCCCTCTCCGATCCCAATATGGTGACGTTCTTCAAAGAGGGCTTATTGGAGATGATTGGCGATGGCCTAGATTTCCTCTTTGCCAACGAAACTGAAGCCCTCAAACTGGCCGACACTCAAGATATCAACGAGGCGATCGCCCATTGCAAAACCCTCACGAAACAATTCGCCATTACCCGAGGCGCTCAAGGGTCCCTCATTTTCGATGGAGACTCTATCATTGAACTAGATGCCGTCCCCGTCAACGCCATCGACACCGTAGGGGCTGGAGATATGTACGCAGGAGCGTTACTCTATGGCATCACCCACGGGATGAGTCTCCCCGATGCCGGGAAACTGGCCTCCAAAGCCTCCGCCCGCATCGTCTCCCACCTCGGTCCCCGCCTCACTCCCGAAGAAACTCGCTCGCTTCTGTCGTCATAA